In Vibrio sp. 10N, the following proteins share a genomic window:
- a CDS encoding YecA/YgfB family protein — MSESTLPDYIAVATELQQAGLAVSPAELHGLLVGMLSGGLGLKDDSWQPLLFDYTNDGLGWPQSLLTRSKALLDLSIKELTAEQSFELALLIPGEGVDASLFEQADGLSEWVNHFISGLGLINAPLAKASADTKEALGDLEEIARLGIDEDDDLEEQAQLLEQVIEHVKACVLTIHAEFGVKPSKAAESPTIH, encoded by the coding sequence ATGAGTGAATCAACACTACCCGATTACATTGCGGTAGCGACAGAGCTACAACAAGCCGGCCTTGCCGTTTCCCCTGCTGAACTGCATGGCCTATTGGTTGGCATGTTAAGTGGCGGGTTAGGTTTAAAAGATGACAGTTGGCAACCTCTGTTGTTTGACTACACCAATGATGGGCTAGGTTGGCCTCAATCATTGTTAACGCGTTCAAAAGCGTTGTTGGATTTGTCGATCAAAGAACTGACGGCTGAGCAGAGCTTTGAATTAGCGCTACTTATCCCTGGTGAGGGTGTTGATGCGAGTCTATTTGAACAGGCAGATGGCTTGAGCGAGTGGGTAAACCACTTCATCTCCGGTCTTGGCCTGATCAATGCGCCATTAGCGAAAGCGTCGGCGGATACCAAAGAGGCATTAGGTGATTTAGAAGAGATCGCGAGATTGGGCATTGATGAAGATGATGATCTCGAAGAGCAAGCGCAATTACTTGAGCAGGTTATCGAACACGTTAAAGCGTGCGTATTGACTATTCATGCCGAGTTTGGCGTAAAACCAAGTAAAGCGGCTGAGTCACCAACGATTCACTAA
- a CDS encoding 5-formyltetrahydrofolate cyclo-ligase: MSPSTRQQIRTLIRGRRQSIRIDQQAQYALALVERAKQLRELRAGQKVALYLATDGELDTQPLIEWCWQQGIETYLPVIHPFSKGHLLFLRYAHTTPLVHNQYKILEPKLDTQTICPVADLDIIFTPLVAFDDDGQRLGMGGGYYDRTLALFATNQAGPKAIGLAHDCQQVDRLPIESWDIPLSTIMTPSKIWRWQK, from the coding sequence ATGTCACCATCGACTAGGCAGCAAATTCGAACCTTGATTCGAGGCCGCCGCCAATCTATACGCATAGATCAGCAAGCTCAGTACGCCCTCGCCTTGGTCGAACGCGCCAAGCAGCTACGCGAGCTCCGCGCTGGTCAAAAAGTTGCACTGTATCTGGCCACCGATGGTGAACTCGATACTCAGCCTCTGATTGAGTGGTGCTGGCAACAAGGAATCGAGACCTACCTTCCTGTTATCCATCCTTTTTCCAAAGGCCATCTCCTGTTCTTGCGCTACGCACACACCACTCCTCTGGTACACAATCAATATAAGATCCTTGAACCAAAGCTTGATACGCAGACGATATGCCCTGTCGCGGATCTGGATATCATCTTTACTCCGCTGGTTGCTTTCGATGACGATGGCCAACGCCTCGGAATGGGTGGCGGCTACTATGACCGAACCCTGGCACTGTTTGCCACTAATCAGGCTGGTCCAAAAGCCATTGGGCTGGCTCACGATTGTCAGCAAGTCGATCGGCTACCGATTGAGTCATGGGATATTCCACTTAGTACCATCATGACACCAAGCAAAATTTGGCGCTGGCAAAAATAG
- a CDS encoding FAD-dependent 2-octaprenylphenol hydroxylase, with product MQSFDIAIVGGGMVGLALARALKDTGLRIAIVEGTTPSKDLSGDPDIRVSALSRASEMILKNLGAWEAIAKHRNAPYQAMEVWEQDSFARIEFSASQMSQPNLGHIVENRVIQLALLEQVEQQSNVTLFMPHRCQSMAIGESEVWTTLDNGQSFTSKLIVGADGANSWVRKQQDIPLTHWDYGHSALVANISTADHHARVARQVFTSQGPLAFLPMNDDNLCSIVWSTEPLRAEKLAKMSDEEFNKALTAEFDSRLGLCQVQSERRVFPLTMRYARDFVTERVALVGDAAHTIHPLAGQGVNLGLLDAASLAQELTKLWHAGKDVGRKRHLREYERWRKAEAAKMIAAMQGFKDLFEGDNPAKKLIRGIGMSLVGQLPGAKQEIMSRALGMRGRLPELAKSLVVQD from the coding sequence ATGCAAAGTTTTGATATCGCCATCGTCGGTGGTGGAATGGTGGGACTCGCGTTGGCGCGTGCTCTTAAAGATACTGGGTTGCGAATTGCGATCGTCGAGGGCACTACGCCCTCTAAAGATTTGTCTGGTGATCCCGATATTCGCGTATCAGCTCTCAGCCGAGCCAGCGAAATGATCCTTAAAAACCTCGGTGCGTGGGAGGCGATTGCAAAGCATCGCAATGCTCCGTATCAGGCGATGGAGGTTTGGGAGCAGGACAGTTTTGCCCGCATTGAGTTTTCTGCCAGCCAAATGTCACAACCCAACTTGGGCCACATTGTAGAGAATCGGGTGATTCAATTAGCGCTACTGGAGCAAGTTGAACAACAAAGCAATGTCACTCTATTTATGCCGCACCGTTGTCAGTCGATGGCGATTGGTGAGAGTGAGGTGTGGACGACTTTGGATAATGGTCAATCGTTTACCAGTAAGTTAATTGTCGGAGCCGATGGCGCTAATTCTTGGGTTCGTAAGCAACAAGATATTCCGCTTACCCATTGGGATTACGGCCATAGCGCGTTAGTGGCGAATATCTCTACGGCAGACCATCATGCTCGGGTAGCTCGCCAGGTGTTTACCTCGCAAGGGCCTTTGGCTTTCTTGCCAATGAATGATGACAATCTGTGTTCCATCGTATGGTCTACCGAGCCGTTACGCGCCGAGAAATTGGCGAAGATGTCTGATGAAGAGTTTAATAAAGCGCTGACGGCTGAATTTGACAGTCGATTAGGGCTATGCCAAGTGCAATCTGAGCGTCGAGTATTTCCACTTACCATGCGTTATGCACGTGATTTCGTCACTGAGCGTGTGGCGCTTGTTGGGGATGCGGCACATACGATTCATCCTCTCGCGGGACAGGGAGTGAACTTAGGGCTGCTTGATGCTGCGAGTTTGGCTCAAGAGCTAACGAAGCTTTGGCATGCAGGGAAAGATGTGGGGCGTAAGCGTCATTTACGAGAGTATGAGCGCTGGCGCAAAGCGGAAGCGGCGAAAATGATTGCTGCGATGCAAGGCTTCAAAGATCTATTTGAAGGCGACAACCCGGCTAAGAAATTGATCCGAGGCATTGGTATGAGTTTAGTAGGGCAGTTGCCTGGAGCTAAACAAGAGATCATGAGCCGTGCTTTGGGGATGCGAGGCAGGCTTCCAGAGCTGGCTAAGTCTCTGGTAGTTCAGGACTAA
- a CDS encoding LysE/ArgO family amino acid transporter → MNFWVLLQGFGLGATMIIPIGAQNAYVLNQGIKRNHHLTTATVCSLLDMTFISLGIFGGGAILSQNELLLTAVTLGGIAFLTGYGLLSLRSAFKAPAAKESSGEVLARGRRTVVLGALAVTVLNPHLYLDTVVILGSIGGQFEGNDRIAFAIGTVLASFVWFYSLSMGAAKLGPTLSKPKVKKGIDLAVAAMMFTIALLLTKGLME, encoded by the coding sequence GTGAATTTTTGGGTGCTTCTTCAAGGTTTCGGATTGGGCGCGACTATGATTATCCCAATTGGCGCTCAGAACGCTTATGTATTAAATCAGGGCATTAAACGCAATCATCACCTGACAACGGCGACGGTATGCAGCCTACTGGACATGACGTTCATCTCTCTGGGTATTTTTGGCGGTGGTGCGATCCTATCGCAGAATGAACTATTACTTACTGCTGTGACACTGGGTGGTATCGCCTTTTTAACCGGTTACGGCTTGTTGTCACTGCGCAGTGCATTTAAAGCACCAGCGGCAAAAGAGTCATCGGGTGAAGTGCTCGCACGCGGCAGACGAACCGTGGTTTTAGGTGCCCTTGCGGTTACCGTGCTAAACCCACACTTGTACCTCGATACCGTGGTGATTCTCGGCTCGATTGGTGGTCAGTTTGAAGGTAATGACCGAATTGCCTTTGCTATCGGTACGGTACTGGCTTCATTTGTTTGGTTCTATTCGCTCTCGATGGGCGCGGCAAAACTCGGCCCAACGCTATCAAAACCTAAAGTTAAGAAAGGTATCGACTTGGCGGTAGCGGCCATGATGTTTACTATTGCTCTACTACTTACCAAAGGGTTAATGGAGTAA
- a CDS encoding oxidative stress defense protein, with translation MKQSLVVGSLVVSLFAAPVFASQPEFAHISTTGYGEIQAKPDMAEFSVRVVQSQMDADQAKQGVDTVVDKFLDGLTKNGIDKADIQSSNLYLSPQYHYPEKGKPELIGYRASRTVTVQVMDLDKLNNYLDLALESGINQVDNIQLKVKDQGQYQEAARMAAIKDAQSKASSLAKGFDQQLGKVWRIEYLQQRNQPVVMRAMAMDNQAESNSYQDSVITIRDRVDVTYRIDD, from the coding sequence ATGAAACAGTCTTTAGTTGTTGGTAGTTTGGTCGTCAGTCTATTTGCGGCGCCAGTGTTTGCGAGTCAGCCGGAATTTGCCCACATTTCTACAACAGGCTACGGTGAAATCCAAGCCAAACCGGATATGGCAGAGTTTTCAGTTCGCGTGGTTCAGTCTCAGATGGATGCTGATCAAGCCAAGCAAGGAGTGGATACCGTTGTCGACAAATTTCTTGATGGCTTAACTAAGAATGGTATCGACAAAGCGGATATCCAAAGCTCAAACCTTTACCTATCACCGCAGTATCATTATCCAGAAAAAGGTAAGCCTGAGCTGATTGGCTATCGCGCCTCACGCACAGTGACCGTTCAAGTGATGGATCTCGATAAGCTCAATAATTATCTGGATCTTGCCTTAGAGTCGGGGATCAATCAGGTCGACAACATTCAACTGAAAGTCAAAGATCAAGGCCAGTATCAAGAAGCTGCTCGTATGGCGGCGATCAAAGACGCTCAGAGTAAAGCGTCGTCACTTGCGAAAGGGTTTGATCAGCAGCTCGGTAAAGTGTGGCGTATTGAGTACCTTCAGCAAAGGAACCAACCAGTAGTAATGCGAGCGATGGCCATGGATAATCAGGCGGAGTCGAACAGTTATCAAGACTCGGTGATTACCATTCGTGATCGTGTGGATGTGACTTATCGTATCGATGACTAA
- a CDS encoding cell division protein ZapA: MENQAVEVEILGKLTRVNCPADQKDTLIQAAKDLDNRLQEMSQRTKVTNELKLLTIAALNMSYELNTRSNESLQEVTQINERMEQLAASLDDVISKVKQGQQA, encoded by the coding sequence ATGGAAAATCAAGCTGTCGAAGTGGAAATTTTGGGTAAACTGACTCGGGTAAATTGCCCCGCAGATCAGAAAGATACCCTTATTCAAGCGGCGAAAGATTTGGATAACCGATTGCAAGAGATGTCCCAAAGGACTAAAGTAACCAACGAGTTGAAACTGCTTACCATTGCGGCGCTTAACATGTCGTATGAGCTTAATACTCGCAGTAATGAGTCACTGCAAGAAGTGACACAAATAAACGAGCGCATGGAACAGCTCGCGGCATCGCTTGATGATGTCATCAGCAAAGTAAAGCAAGGACAGCAAGCCTAA
- a CDS encoding YbaK/EbsC family protein produces MDRTESIYLANLTLLEALSVSFSKWQHEPILDFETDVRIAKELGWTGLHSKSLFLKKKGGGFALFLTDKDSRLDKAQLKHALGKRTSICSNEEMIEQIGCVPGAVCPIGLPDDITIVVDSRLFDAEEILYTPGKPEWTFGIDGSTLKRVLDSVANEVIEIEKGEA; encoded by the coding sequence ATGGATAGAACAGAGAGCATCTATCTTGCCAACCTTACGTTACTGGAGGCCTTATCGGTCTCCTTTTCGAAGTGGCAGCATGAGCCTATTCTGGACTTTGAAACAGATGTTCGTATAGCGAAAGAGCTTGGTTGGACAGGGCTGCATAGCAAGAGCTTGTTCTTGAAAAAGAAGGGCGGAGGGTTTGCTCTGTTCCTTACCGATAAAGACTCTAGGTTAGACAAGGCGCAGCTAAAACACGCGCTCGGAAAACGTACCTCTATCTGCAGCAATGAAGAAATGATTGAGCAGATAGGCTGCGTACCGGGGGCGGTATGCCCGATAGGACTCCCGGATGACATCACCATCGTTGTCGATAGCCGTTTGTTTGATGCCGAAGAGATCCTGTATACACCAGGCAAGCCTGAGTGGACATTTGGCATTGATGGCAGCACTCTCAAACGAGTGTTAGACAGCGTTGCAAATGAAGTGATTGAAATAGAAAAAGGAGAAGCCTAG
- the fbaA gene encoding class II fructose-bisphosphate aldolase — MSKIFDFVKPGVISGDDVQKVFEVAKENNFALPAVNVVNTDSINGVLEAAAKVKAPVVVQFSNGGAGFFAGKGVKLEGQGAQILGAVAGAKYVHAVAESYGVPVILHTDHAAKKLLPWIDGLLDAGEEFFAQTGKPLFSSHMIDLSEESLEENIEISAKYLARMAKMGMTLEIELGCTGGEEDGVDNSHMDASELYTSPEDVAYAYEKLNAVSPRFTIAASFGNVHGVYKPGNVVLTPTILRDSQAYCAEKFGIAPNALNFVFHGGSGSTEAEIQESIGYGVIKMNIDTDTQWATWDGIRSYEAENHDYLQGQIGNPTGEDAPNKKYYDPRVWLRAGQSSMVARLEKAFADLNAIDVL; from the coding sequence ATGTCTAAGATCTTCGACTTCGTAAAACCAGGTGTTATCTCTGGCGATGACGTTCAGAAAGTATTTGAAGTTGCTAAAGAGAACAACTTCGCTCTTCCTGCAGTTAACGTAGTTAACACTGACTCTATCAACGGTGTTCTTGAAGCTGCAGCTAAAGTTAAAGCTCCAGTTGTAGTTCAGTTCTCTAACGGCGGTGCTGGCTTCTTCGCTGGTAAAGGCGTTAAGCTTGAAGGTCAAGGCGCGCAAATCCTAGGTGCAGTTGCTGGTGCAAAATACGTTCACGCAGTTGCTGAATCTTACGGTGTTCCAGTAATTCTTCACACTGACCACGCGGCTAAGAAACTTCTACCATGGATCGACGGTCTTCTAGATGCGGGTGAAGAGTTCTTCGCTCAAACTGGTAAGCCACTATTCTCTTCTCACATGATCGACCTTTCTGAAGAGTCTCTAGAAGAGAACATCGAAATCTCTGCTAAGTACCTAGCTCGCATGGCGAAAATGGGTATGACTCTAGAGATCGAACTAGGTTGTACTGGTGGTGAAGAAGACGGCGTAGATAACTCTCACATGGACGCATCTGAGCTTTACACTTCTCCAGAAGACGTAGCATACGCATACGAGAAACTAAACGCTGTTAGCCCACGTTTCACTATCGCTGCTTCTTTCGGTAACGTACACGGTGTTTACAAGCCAGGTAACGTTGTTCTAACTCCAACTATCCTACGTGACTCTCAAGCATACTGTGCAGAGAAGTTCGGTATCGCACCTAACGCTCTAAACTTCGTATTCCACGGTGGTTCTGGTTCTACTGAAGCAGAAATCCAAGAGTCTATCGGCTACGGTGTTATCAAAATGAACATCGATACTGATACACAGTGGGCAACTTGGGATGGTATTCGTTCTTACGAAGCTGAGAACCACGATTACCTACAAGGTCAAATCGGTAACCCAACTGGCGAAGACGCGCCAAACAAGAAGTACTACGATCCACGCGTATGGCTACGTGCAGGTCAATCTTCAATGGTTGCTCGTCTAGAGAAAGCTTTCGCTGACCTAAACGCTATCGACGTACTATAA
- the serA gene encoding phosphoglycerate dehydrogenase produces MAKVSLEKDKIKILLLEGLHPSSVEVLQAAGYTNITYHKGSLPEDELMEAVKDVHFIGIRSRTNLTDKVINAAEKLVAIGCFCIGTNQVNLEAAAKRGVPVFNAPFSNTRSVAELVLGQILLLLRGIPEKNALAHRGIWKKSADNSYEARGKRLGIIGYGHIGTQLGIIAENLGMRVYFYDIENKLSLGNATQVHTMTELLNKCDVISLHVPETAGTKNMMGAAEFERMKPGSIFINAARGTVVDIPALCDALEGGHLAGAAIDVFPEEPKTNADPFESPLMKFDNVILTPHVGGSTQEAQENIGVEVAGKLAKYSDNGSTLSSVNFPEVSLPEHTDCSRLLHIHQNRPGILTQINTIFAEEGINIAGQYLQTSADIGYVVIDVETARSEEALAKLKQIEGTLRARILH; encoded by the coding sequence ATGGCCAAAGTTTCACTGGAAAAAGACAAGATTAAGATTCTTCTGCTGGAAGGTTTGCATCCATCTTCTGTAGAGGTTCTACAAGCTGCCGGTTACACCAATATCACTTACCACAAAGGCTCGCTACCAGAAGACGAGCTAATGGAAGCGGTAAAAGACGTTCACTTTATCGGTATTCGCTCCCGCACTAACCTGACAGACAAGGTGATCAACGCGGCAGAGAAACTTGTGGCGATTGGCTGTTTCTGTATCGGTACTAACCAAGTTAACCTTGAAGCTGCGGCTAAGCGCGGCGTGCCAGTCTTCAACGCACCATTCTCAAACACGCGAAGCGTGGCTGAGTTAGTCCTTGGTCAAATCCTATTGCTACTTCGTGGCATTCCAGAGAAGAATGCTCTTGCTCACCGTGGCATTTGGAAGAAGAGTGCGGACAACTCTTATGAAGCTCGTGGTAAGCGCCTTGGTATTATCGGTTACGGTCATATTGGTACTCAGCTGGGTATCATTGCTGAAAACTTGGGTATGCGTGTCTACTTCTACGATATCGAGAACAAGCTGTCTCTTGGTAATGCAACACAAGTACACACTATGACTGAGCTATTGAACAAGTGTGACGTCATCTCACTGCACGTTCCAGAAACCGCTGGCACAAAGAACATGATGGGTGCAGCAGAGTTCGAGCGCATGAAGCCAGGCTCAATCTTTATCAACGCGGCGCGTGGTACTGTGGTTGATATCCCAGCTCTTTGTGATGCTCTTGAAGGCGGTCACCTCGCTGGCGCGGCGATTGACGTGTTCCCTGAAGAGCCAAAAACCAACGCAGACCCGTTTGAGTCTCCACTAATGAAGTTCGACAACGTGATCCTTACGCCGCACGTAGGTGGTTCTACACAAGAAGCACAAGAGAACATTGGTGTTGAGGTTGCTGGTAAACTAGCGAAATACTCAGACAACGGCTCAACACTATCAAGCGTGAACTTCCCAGAAGTATCACTGCCAGAGCACACTGACTGCTCTCGCCTACTACACATTCACCAAAACCGCCCAGGTATCCTAACGCAAATCAACACGATTTTTGCAGAGGAAGGGATTAACATCGCAGGTCAGTACCTACAAACGTCCGCGGATATCGGTTATGTGGTCATTGATGTCGAGACAGCGCGTTCGGAAGAAGCGTTGGCGAAATTGAAGCAGATTGAAGGAACGTTGAGAGCGCGTATTCTTCACTAA
- the rpiA gene encoding ribose-5-phosphate isomerase RpiA, translating to MTQDEMKKAAGWAALKYVEKGSIVGVGTGSTVNHFIDALGTIKEDIKGAVSSSIASTEKLEALGIEVFDCNDVAALDVYVDGADEINAARDMIKGGGAALTREKIVAAISDKFVCIVDGTKAVDVLGKFPLPVEVIPMARSYVARELVKLGGDPVYREGVVTDNGNVILDVHGMQITDPKSMEDKINALAGVVTVGLFAHRGADVIITGTPEGAKIED from the coding sequence ATGACTCAAGACGAGATGAAGAAAGCCGCTGGTTGGGCAGCACTTAAGTATGTTGAGAAAGGCAGCATTGTTGGTGTAGGTACCGGCTCTACTGTTAACCACTTTATTGATGCGCTAGGCACAATCAAAGAAGACATCAAAGGTGCCGTTTCAAGCTCTATTGCTTCCACTGAGAAGCTAGAAGCACTTGGCATCGAAGTATTTGACTGTAACGATGTAGCAGCGCTTGATGTTTACGTTGACGGCGCAGATGAAATCAACGCAGCTCGCGACATGATCAAAGGCGGCGGTGCTGCATTAACTCGTGAGAAGATCGTAGCCGCTATCTCAGACAAATTTGTGTGTATCGTTGACGGCACCAAAGCAGTCGACGTTCTGGGCAAGTTCCCACTGCCTGTAGAAGTTATCCCAATGGCGCGTTCATACGTAGCACGTGAACTTGTCAAGCTTGGCGGCGACCCTGTGTACCGCGAAGGTGTTGTGACCGACAACGGCAACGTGATCCTAGATGTACACGGCATGCAAATCACTGATCCAAAATCGATGGAAGACAAAATCAACGCCCTAGCGGGTGTGGTGACTGTGGGTCTGTTCGCGCACCGCGGTGCCGACGTGATCATCACTGGTACGCCAGAAGGCGCAAAAATCGAAGATTAA
- a CDS encoding LysR family transcriptional regulator ArgP: protein MRGLDYKWIEALDAIVEQKSFDKAAEHLYISQSAVSQRVKQLEKWLAQPVLVREQPPRPTAVGKKLLGLYRRVRLLEQELVPELAADLGDKPLSVSLATNADSLATWLLPSLFPLLESKRVELDLIVDDEGRTIEKLKNGEVVGAISLEPQSIPGCVADYLGRVDYLCVASPSFIKRYFSQGVNRETLMKAPAVAYDQHDKMHQKFVSQHFNIMRGNILKHTVRSSEAFVKLAVAGVAYCLIPKLQIQDELESGALIELTPNILLSHQIYWHHWQLESGVLSEVSDAIIGHARQFLPQ, encoded by the coding sequence ATGCGCGGATTAGACTACAAATGGATAGAGGCACTGGATGCGATTGTTGAGCAAAAAAGCTTCGATAAAGCGGCGGAGCACTTGTATATCTCTCAATCTGCCGTATCTCAGCGCGTGAAGCAACTGGAAAAATGGTTGGCGCAGCCGGTATTGGTTCGTGAGCAGCCACCACGTCCAACCGCAGTGGGGAAAAAGTTGCTTGGGCTATATCGCCGTGTGCGTTTGCTAGAACAAGAGTTGGTGCCAGAGCTTGCTGCCGATCTTGGCGATAAGCCGCTATCGGTTTCTCTCGCGACGAACGCAGATAGTCTAGCGACTTGGCTGTTACCGAGTTTGTTTCCACTGCTCGAGTCCAAGCGCGTAGAGCTTGATCTTATTGTTGATGATGAAGGTCGAACAATAGAAAAGCTGAAAAATGGAGAAGTAGTCGGCGCAATCAGTCTAGAGCCGCAATCGATTCCTGGCTGTGTGGCCGATTACTTAGGACGCGTTGACTATCTTTGCGTGGCAAGCCCAAGTTTTATCAAACGATACTTCAGCCAAGGAGTGAACCGGGAAACCTTAATGAAAGCGCCAGCCGTTGCCTATGACCAACACGACAAGATGCATCAGAAGTTTGTGAGTCAACACTTCAATATTATGCGCGGCAACATACTTAAACACACCGTGCGAAGCTCAGAAGCGTTTGTGAAACTGGCGGTCGCCGGTGTGGCTTACTGCCTTATTCCTAAGCTGCAAATCCAAGATGAACTCGAGTCCGGTGCCTTGATTGAATTGACGCCCAATATCTTACTATCACACCAAATCTACTGGCATCACTGGCAGTTAGAAAGTGGTGTGCTCAGTGAAGTGTCGGATGCCATTATTGGCCATGCTAGGCAGTTCTTGCCTCAGTAA
- the ubiH gene encoding 2-octaprenyl-6-methoxyphenyl hydroxylase, with amino-acid sequence MPKKYDVVIAGGAMAGATLAMALDSSFDHALNIAVVESYAQDNAAHPGFDARSIALSHGTVELLKEYGLWHVIEDHATPITHIHVSDRGHAGMTDFYAEKEGLEAMGYVVELAEVGKRFNQQLAERSQIDLYCPCSVSAVTQHQDDVTLDISSSQEETLQLKAKLVIAADGADSAICHATGLAQQVQDFNQVAVIANVLTSEAPNGRAFERFTEDGPLALLPMSQSRSSLVWCMPATSAQSVQALSDSEFLDALQQAFGWRLGRFTRVGSVVSYPLLLRYRPQIIAHRIAAVGNAAQTLHPIAGQGFNLGIRDIATLVDSLRENRKDVGEYANLTKFQAQRQPDRELTITMTSGLVHVFSNDLLTLRMARNLGLAMMDNFPRLKTPVFNRALGVVKR; translated from the coding sequence GTGCCCAAAAAGTATGATGTTGTTATCGCTGGTGGAGCGATGGCGGGCGCGACGCTCGCCATGGCGTTGGATTCCAGCTTTGATCATGCGTTAAACATTGCGGTTGTCGAGTCATATGCACAAGACAATGCAGCTCACCCCGGGTTTGATGCCCGCTCAATTGCTCTTTCTCATGGAACGGTTGAACTGCTTAAAGAGTACGGGCTGTGGCATGTCATAGAAGATCATGCCACGCCAATCACTCACATTCATGTTTCTGACCGCGGCCATGCTGGAATGACCGATTTCTATGCGGAGAAAGAAGGTCTTGAGGCGATGGGGTACGTTGTTGAACTGGCCGAAGTTGGCAAGCGTTTCAATCAGCAGCTCGCAGAGCGTTCTCAAATCGACCTTTACTGTCCCTGTTCCGTGAGTGCAGTGACTCAGCATCAAGATGACGTCACGCTCGATATCAGTTCCTCGCAAGAAGAGACGCTGCAGTTGAAGGCAAAGTTAGTCATCGCGGCTGATGGTGCCGATTCTGCAATTTGTCATGCGACGGGATTAGCGCAACAGGTTCAAGACTTCAATCAAGTCGCGGTGATCGCCAATGTGTTGACCAGTGAAGCCCCAAACGGCCGAGCGTTTGAGCGATTTACCGAAGACGGCCCACTTGCCTTATTGCCGATGTCACAATCACGCAGCTCGCTCGTTTGGTGCATGCCAGCTACGAGCGCGCAATCTGTACAGGCGCTCTCTGATAGTGAGTTTCTCGATGCTCTTCAGCAAGCCTTTGGTTGGCGATTAGGGCGGTTTACCCGCGTCGGTTCGGTGGTTAGCTATCCGCTACTACTGAGATATCGACCACAAATTATTGCGCATCGTATTGCGGCGGTGGGGAATGCAGCGCAGACGCTACACCCGATCGCAGGACAAGGATTTAACCTTGGGATTCGCGATATTGCGACATTGGTGGATTCGCTGCGTGAAAACCGCAAAGATGTGGGTGAATACGCTAATCTAACTAAGTTTCAAGCACAACGTCAGCCCGATCGTGAGCTGACTATAACCATGACCTCTGGTTTGGTGCACGTATTTTCCAACGATTTATTAACGCTTAGGATGGCGAGAAATCTTGGGTTGGCAATGATGGACAATTTCCCACGGCTGAAGACGCCAGTGTTTAATCGTGCTTTGGGTGTGGTGAAAAGGTAA
- the mscS gene encoding small-conductance mechanosensitive channel MscS: MANESVDIETPLVDSLSHAEKWLTNNSDLLLQYGVNIISALLILFIGNIVVKAIAGSVAKLLHKKKMDKAVVEFIHGIVRYTLFVIVLIAALSRIGVQTASVVAVIGAAGLAIGLALQGSLSNFAAGVLIVGFRPFKSGDYVEIGGVAGSVDSIQIFQTVLTTPDNKMVVVPNASVIGSPITNYSRHATRRIDHVIGVSYGADLKKTQEVIRKTLEADERVLKEPGITVGVVALADSSVNFVVRPWVRTEQYWDVYFDTLQAIKEALDAEGIEIPFPQMDVHLNKVD, encoded by the coding sequence ATGGCCAATGAGTCTGTTGATATTGAAACTCCCCTTGTAGACAGTCTGTCACATGCTGAAAAATGGTTAACGAATAACTCCGATCTTCTGCTTCAGTACGGTGTGAATATCATTTCTGCACTGCTTATCCTGTTCATTGGTAACATCGTGGTTAAAGCGATTGCGGGCAGCGTAGCTAAGTTGCTGCACAAGAAGAAAATGGATAAGGCCGTTGTCGAGTTTATTCACGGCATCGTACGTTACACCTTGTTTGTTATCGTGCTTATCGCAGCATTAAGCCGTATTGGTGTGCAAACCGCATCAGTGGTTGCAGTGATTGGTGCGGCGGGTTTGGCTATCGGTCTTGCGCTGCAAGGCTCACTGTCTAACTTTGCTGCTGGTGTATTGATTGTTGGCTTCCGTCCATTCAAGTCAGGCGATTACGTAGAAATTGGTGGTGTTGCTGGCTCGGTGGATTCTATTCAGATTTTCCAAACTGTTCTAACGACCCCTGATAACAAAATGGTTGTGGTACCAAACGCATCTGTTATTGGTTCACCTATCACTAACTACTCTCGTCATGCGACGCGTCGTATTGACCATGTGATTGGCGTCTCTTACGGTGCGGATTTGAAGAAGACCCAAGAAGTGATTCGTAAAACGCTTGAAGCGGATGAGCGTGTTCTAAAAGAGCCGGGTATCACTGTTGGTGTGGTCGCGCTTGCTGATTCTTCTGTGAACTTTGTGGTTCGTCCATGGGTTCGTACGGAGCAGTACTGGGATGTGTACTTTGATACACTACAAGCGATCAAAGAAGCGCTCGATGCAGAAGGTATTGAAATTCCATTTCCACAAATGGATGTGCATTTGAACAAAGTGGACTGA